AGAGGCCCTACCCACTTAAACTTTACTCAGTCGCGGTGCGCTAGACTCCTCCCCATGGCCAGCCCGATCCCCAAGATAGTGAGAGACTGCGCAGACCAACATCTCCATGGTGACAGCTAGGGCCTCCTCATCGAAGTCGAACTTCGGATGGTGGTGCGGGTAGGCCATCCCTCGCTCGCAGTTCCCTGCCCCTATCACTATGAACGTGCCGGGAACCTGTTGGAGGAAGTACGCGAAATCCTCACCACCCATGCACCGGGGCACATTCCTCACGACTCTATTCTCCCCGAACACCCGGGCGGCGAGGTCGGCCATCCCCGCGGTTACCTTGGGGTCATTGATGGCCGCCGGATAGCCTTGTATGTACTCCAGGGAGGCGTCGGCGCCCAGAGCGCGCGCAACACCTTGGGCTACTCTGGTTATCATGCCCGGCATGGCTGCGCGCAGGTGCGCGCTGAATGTTCTAACGGTTCCGGTCATCTCGACAGTGTCAGCGATGACATTGTGCGTGTACCCACCCTTTATAGTCCCTATGGTAACCACCGCCGGTTCCACCGGGTCAACCTGTCTGCTCACAATCTGCTGCAGCGCTGTGATCACCTGCGCCGATGCAGTAATCGCATCGCTCGCAAAATGAGGCGCGGCTCCGTGGCCGCCATTTCCCATGACCTTGATCCGTATCTCATCTACCGCCGCATAGGCCGGTCCGGGGCTGAACCCGACCATGCCCACTGGGATCTGACTCCATACGTGCACGCCCAAGATGACGTCGACGTCAGGCTCTCTGAGCACCCCCGCCTCTATCATCGCT
The Bacillota bacterium DNA segment above includes these coding regions:
- a CDS encoding amidohydrolase, with amino-acid sequence MHQRIRARVRELMPRVVEIRRAIHSHPELGGHEQATSDLVARVLGSAGVPVTRGIAGTGVVGLIEGRDAGPTIALRADMDALPIQDQKSVDYASRVSGVMHACGHDGHTAALVGTGIILSELASELSGNVKLIFQPAEEGPGGAKAMIEAGVLREPDVDVILGVHVWSQIPVGMVGFSPGPAYAAVDEIRIKVMGNGGHGAAPHFASDAITASAQVITALQQIVSRQVDPVEPAVVTIGTIKGGYTHNVIADTVEMTGTVRTFSAHLRAAMPGMITRVAQGVARALGADASLEYIQGYPAAINDPKVTAGMADLAARVFGENRVVRNVPRCMGGEDFAYFLQQVPGTFIVIGAGNCERGMAYPHHHPKFDFDEEALAVTMEMLVCAVSHYLGDRAGHGEESSAPRLSKV